Proteins from a single region of Sphingomonas sp.:
- a CDS encoding citrate synthase, whose protein sequence is MSDTAKLQVPGKEVEYPILSGSTGPDVVDIRKLYANTGMFTYDPGFTSTASCESGLTYIDGDEGVLLHRGYPIGQLAEHSSFMEVSYLLLNGELPSKDELGKFTHTISRHTMLHEQLATFYRGFRRDAHPMAIMCGVIGALSAFYHDSTDITDPRQRMIASHRLIAKMPTIAAMAYKYSVGQPFVYPKNDLSYTGNFLRMTFGVPAEEYVVNPVVEKALDRIFILHADHEQNASTSTVRLAGSSGANPFACIAAGIACLWGPAHGGANEAALNMLHEIGTPDRIPEFIARAKDKNDPFRLMGFGHRVYKNYDPRATVMQKTVREVFKALNVSDPVFEVALQLEEMALKDPYFVEKKLFPNVDFYSGVILSAIGFPTTMFTALFALARTVGWVAQWNEMISDPDQKIGRPRQLYTGPTQRDYVSIDKR, encoded by the coding sequence ATGAGCGACACCGCCAAGCTGCAGGTTCCGGGGAAGGAAGTCGAATACCCGATCCTCTCGGGCAGCACCGGTCCCGACGTCGTCGATATCCGCAAGCTCTACGCCAATACCGGCATGTTCACCTATGATCCGGGCTTTACCTCGACGGCGTCGTGCGAATCGGGCCTGACCTATATCGATGGTGACGAAGGCGTGCTGCTCCATCGCGGCTATCCGATCGGTCAGCTCGCCGAGCATTCGAGCTTCATGGAAGTCAGCTATCTGCTGCTCAACGGCGAGCTGCCGTCGAAGGACGAGCTCGGCAAGTTCACCCACACGATCAGCCGCCACACCATGCTGCACGAGCAGCTCGCGACCTTCTATCGCGGGTTCCGCCGCGATGCGCATCCGATGGCGATCATGTGCGGCGTGATCGGCGCGCTCAGCGCCTTCTATCACGATTCGACCGACATCACCGATCCGCGCCAGCGGATGATCGCATCGCATCGCCTGATCGCCAAGATGCCGACGATCGCGGCGATGGCGTATAAATACTCGGTCGGTCAGCCCTTCGTCTATCCGAAGAACGACCTCTCCTACACCGGCAACTTCCTGCGCATGACCTTCGGCGTCCCCGCCGAGGAATATGTCGTCAATCCGGTGGTGGAGAAGGCGCTCGACCGCATCTTCATCCTCCACGCCGATCACGAGCAGAACGCCTCGACCTCGACCGTGCGCCTCGCCGGCTCGTCGGGTGCCAATCCGTTCGCCTGCATCGCCGCCGGCATCGCCTGCCTGTGGGGCCCCGCGCATGGCGGCGCTAACGAGGCCGCGCTCAACATGCTGCACGAGATCGGCACGCCGGACCGGATTCCCGAGTTCATCGCCCGCGCCAAGGACAAGAATGATCCGTTCCGCCTGATGGGCTTCGGCCACCGCGTCTACAAGAATTACGACCCCCGCGCGACGGTGATGCAGAAGACCGTCCGCGAGGTGTTCAAGGCATTGAACGTCAGCGATCCGGTGTTCGAGGTCGCGCTCCAGCTCGAGGAAATGGCGCTCAAGGATCCGTATTTCGTCGAGAAGAAGCTGTTTCCGAACGTCGATTTCTATTCGGGCGTGATCCTCTCGGCGATCGGCTTCCCGACGACGATGTTCACCGCGCTGTTCGCCCTCGCCCGCACCGTCGGCTGGGTCGCGCAATGGAACGAGATGATCTCGGATCCCGATCAGAAGATCGGCCGCCCGCGCCAGCTTTACACCGGCCCCACCCAGCGCGATTATGTGAGCATCGACAAGCGCTGA
- a CDS encoding rhomboid family intramembrane serine protease, translating to MTSTEELRQEAEDGTGEVIILSWRERLLVEGPNYALAALLAGAWIFALVHDRGMSDWGVSLEALRQGRYETIFAHMFAHGGAMHLVMNISALLPLGATVIWASGDWPGNWLHWAILFLLSGLAGCLAFLLIHADNGVPMLGASGAIFGLWGTVARLGREPGEIVSLWSRQVWHVTRSAVTINLVIFVPLFLLNWALGGNGGLAWESHLGGYAFGLLAAPCFLRARAPR from the coding sequence GTGACCTCGACTGAGGAGTTGCGCCAGGAAGCGGAGGACGGCACCGGCGAGGTGATCATCCTCAGCTGGCGCGAACGATTGCTGGTCGAAGGACCCAATTACGCGCTGGCGGCCTTGCTAGCCGGCGCCTGGATTTTCGCGTTGGTCCATGATCGCGGGATGTCCGACTGGGGCGTCTCGCTGGAGGCGTTGCGTCAGGGCCGCTACGAGACGATCTTTGCCCATATGTTCGCGCATGGCGGCGCGATGCACCTGGTAATGAACATCAGCGCCCTGCTTCCGCTCGGCGCCACGGTGATCTGGGCTTCGGGCGACTGGCCCGGCAACTGGCTGCACTGGGCGATCCTCTTCCTGCTGAGCGGCCTTGCGGGCTGTCTCGCATTCCTCCTGATCCACGCCGACAATGGCGTACCGATGCTCGGCGCGTCCGGCGCGATCTTCGGTTTATGGGGCACCGTCGCGCGGCTGGGCCGCGAGCCGGGCGAGATCGTCTCCTTATGGTCGCGTCAAGTCTGGCACGTCACCCGCTCCGCGGTCACCATCAATCTGGTGATCTTCGTGCCATTGTTCCTGCTCAACTGGGCACTCGGCGGGAATGGCGGGCTTGCCTGGGAATCGCATCTCGGGGGCTATGCGTTCGGCCTGCTCGCCGCCCCCTGCTTCCTCCGCGCTAGGGCGCCGCGCTGA
- a CDS encoding serine hydrolase domain-containing protein: MLKALVLAAALSTVAMPVFAQTAPAAPPAASIDTMATEISGYFEAYMQSAHVPGLVFGVVKDGKLVLVRGLGVMETGSERPVTADSRFRIASMSKAFTALAILKLRDQGKLSLDAPAERYVPELKGWKYPTSDSPRIRVADLLHHTAGFVEDNPWGDRQQPLREAEFTAMLKAGMPFAQAPGIRMEYSNYGYALLGRIVSNVTGMRYQDWIARNLMAPLGMKSTGYDVFAGPQEARALGYRWQDDAWLREPDMADGAFGAMGGVQTSANDYWRWVSFLLSAWPARDDADAGPVSRGTVREIVEGANFAVASERVAALGTPCRQPNAYAKAWRVIEDCDLGRVVTHGGGYPGYGSTVILLPDAGVGIFAFANRTYAGPSLPAMQSLIALRKAGLAPVRALPVSEGLNAAYAAAKMAWTAGDAEKAPLAVNMVLDRDAARRAADIAAIKGRVGQCAMDAPIKPISAMEGTFVWACEKGKVAGRVQRSPEPALRLQVLSFSAAP; this comes from the coding sequence TTGCTCAAAGCCCTCGTCCTTGCCGCCGCCCTCTCGACCGTGGCGATGCCCGTATTTGCCCAGACCGCGCCGGCGGCGCCTCCCGCCGCCAGCATCGACACGATGGCGACGGAGATCAGCGGCTATTTCGAAGCCTATATGCAGAGCGCGCATGTACCCGGCCTGGTGTTCGGCGTGGTCAAGGACGGCAAGCTGGTGCTGGTCCGCGGGCTGGGGGTGATGGAAACCGGCAGCGAGCGCCCGGTGACCGCCGACAGCCGTTTCCGCATCGCGTCGATGTCCAAGGCGTTCACGGCGCTGGCGATCCTGAAGCTGCGCGATCAGGGCAAGCTCTCGCTCGATGCGCCGGCGGAACGCTATGTGCCCGAGCTGAAAGGCTGGAAGTACCCGACCAGCGACAGCCCGCGCATCCGCGTGGCCGATCTGCTCCATCACACCGCCGGTTTCGTCGAGGACAATCCCTGGGGCGACCGCCAGCAGCCTTTGCGCGAGGCCGAGTTCACGGCGATGCTCAAGGCCGGCATGCCGTTCGCACAGGCGCCGGGCATCCGCATGGAATATTCGAATTACGGCTACGCGCTGCTCGGGCGGATCGTCTCGAACGTGACCGGCATGCGCTATCAGGACTGGATCGCGCGCAACCTGATGGCGCCGCTGGGCATGAAATCGACCGGTTACGACGTGTTCGCCGGGCCGCAGGAGGCGCGGGCGCTCGGCTATCGCTGGCAGGACGATGCCTGGCTGCGCGAGCCCGACATGGCCGATGGCGCCTTTGGGGCGATGGGCGGGGTGCAGACCAGCGCCAACGATTATTGGCGCTGGGTATCGTTCCTGCTTTCGGCGTGGCCGGCGCGCGACGATGCCGATGCGGGGCCGGTGTCGCGCGGGACGGTGCGCGAGATTGTCGAGGGAGCGAATTTTGCTGTCGCCAGCGAGCGCGTGGCGGCTTTGGGGACACCGTGCCGGCAGCCGAATGCTTATGCCAAGGCGTGGCGGGTGATCGAGGATTGCGATCTCGGTCGCGTGGTGACGCATGGCGGCGGCTATCCGGGCTATGGCTCGACGGTGATCCTGTTGCCCGATGCCGGGGTGGGCATCTTCGCCTTCGCCAATCGCACCTATGCCGGGCCGTCGCTGCCGGCGATGCAGAGCCTGATCGCGCTGCGCAAGGCGGGCCTCGCGCCGGTGCGGGCGCTGCCGGTGTCCGAGGGGCTGAACGCCGCCTATGCCGCCGCGAAGATGGCATGGACGGCGGGCGATGCCGAGAAGGCGCCGCTGGCGGTGAATATGGTGCTCGATCGCGACGCGGCGCGGCGGGCGGCGGATATCGCGGCGATCAAGGGCAGGGTCGGGCAGTGCGCGATGGACGCGCCGATCAAGCCGATCTCGGCGATGGAGGGAACGTTCGTGTGGGCCTGCGAGAAGGGCAAGGTCGCCGGGCGGGTGCAGCGCTCGCCCGAGCCGGCGCTGCGGCTGCAGGTGTTGAGTTTCAGCGCGGCGCCCTAG
- a CDS encoding ATP-binding protein, translating to MNAIDSSMPLAIGRLDGEGKLLDAESRLFELNQRAGGAIGAPLAVPQIATLARLSQRLGIAISRNVIAADGDDDLELWVRAEPQDGGVRLEVSGWRPRPGWRAVASEPERDGDFFRSAADWLWETDASLRITFLSIEAGARYGFDSSAMLGQPLTRLFSLEQDESGNLPILSAVAAQARFDGQKAEIRGTGRMVRLDATPRADPGGRFAGFVGAAHMLDSFPAAPKVDAPLPPPAAPFGGFPDSFSQRLDRALRGPLSAIIANADSISAQTEGPLKPDYAEYAGDIASAGRHLMGLVDDLVDLQAIERDDFRIENDNIDLADVARRAAGLLAVRAAESEVRIDRPASYEILPVTGEFRRALQVLVNLIGNAVRYSPHGGQVWIRLEKDETRAHVIVADQGKGIAVEDQARIFEKFGRVDPGEPGGSGLGLYIARRLARAMGGDLTVDSAPGQGARFVFSLPLRV from the coding sequence ATGAACGCGATCGATTCCTCGATGCCGCTGGCGATCGGCAGGCTCGATGGCGAGGGCAAGCTGCTCGACGCCGAATCGCGGCTGTTCGAACTGAACCAGCGTGCCGGCGGTGCGATCGGCGCGCCGCTGGCGGTGCCGCAGATCGCGACGCTGGCGCGGCTTTCGCAGCGGCTGGGCATCGCGATCTCGCGCAACGTCATCGCAGCGGACGGTGACGACGATCTGGAATTGTGGGTGCGTGCCGAGCCACAGGATGGCGGCGTGCGGCTGGAAGTCAGCGGCTGGCGGCCGCGTCCGGGCTGGCGGGCGGTGGCGAGCGAGCCCGAGCGCGACGGCGATTTCTTCCGTTCGGCGGCCGACTGGCTGTGGGAAACCGATGCCTCGCTGCGGATCACCTTCCTCTCGATCGAGGCGGGCGCGCGGTACGGCTTCGACAGCTCGGCGATGCTGGGGCAACCGCTGACGCGGCTGTTCAGCCTCGAACAGGACGAGAGCGGCAATCTGCCGATCCTCAGCGCGGTGGCGGCGCAGGCGCGGTTCGACGGGCAGAAAGCCGAAATTCGCGGGACCGGGCGGATGGTGCGGCTCGACGCGACGCCGCGTGCCGATCCGGGCGGACGCTTCGCCGGGTTCGTCGGCGCGGCGCATATGCTCGACAGTTTTCCGGCGGCGCCCAAGGTCGATGCGCCCTTGCCGCCGCCCGCAGCGCCGTTTGGCGGTTTCCCGGATTCGTTCAGCCAGCGGCTCGACCGGGCGCTGCGCGGGCCGCTGAGTGCGATCATCGCCAATGCCGATTCGATCAGCGCGCAGACCGAGGGGCCATTGAAGCCCGATTACGCCGAATATGCCGGCGACATCGCCAGCGCCGGACGGCATTTGATGGGGCTGGTCGACGATCTCGTCGATCTGCAGGCGATCGAGCGCGACGATTTCAGGATCGAGAACGACAATATCGATCTCGCCGATGTCGCGCGCCGCGCGGCGGGGCTGCTGGCGGTGCGCGCCGCCGAGAGCGAGGTGCGGATCGACCGGCCGGCTTCCTACGAGATATTGCCGGTGACGGGCGAGTTCCGCCGGGCGCTGCAGGTGCTGGTCAATCTGATCGGCAACGCGGTGCGCTATTCGCCGCACGGCGGGCAGGTGTGGATCCGGCTGGAGAAGGACGAAACCCGCGCCCATGTGATCGTCGCCGATCAGGGCAAGGGCATTGCCGTCGAGGATCAGGCGCGCATCTTCGAGAAGTTCGGGCGGGTCGATCCGGGCGAGCCGGGTGGTTCGGGGCTGGGGCTGTATATCGCGCGCCGCCTGGCGCGGGCGATGGGCGGCGATCTGACGGTCGATAGCGCCCCCGGGCAGGGCGCGCGGTTCGTGTTCAGCCTGCCGCTACGGGTCTGA
- a CDS encoding DUF2336 domain-containing protein, producing the protein MSDNPVEPRDSQAAGADKLLARAAAAEVRAYRGLTVAIDDFFLPEDARLDERTRSGLAGLLRGLVETVEGEVREHAVRLLHGRGESALVVALNDPSSILARLWQSGLLRDPELMAELVARVRQELLGGALPMHAPDDPERPSLINRFVQHPDRVVAAGAMAVLIAESRRRGSPDAGQFTRTDLPAELHHRLVWWVAAALRERVGEGGDALDRALSESAQRSLAAYDEGDRLEATAMRFAAAIDAQPQELPGLLVESLADRRIVLFIALLGHALGVSYALAREIVLDPAADRLWLALRALDLGRESVAQIGYAMCEADPRRDLEAFADTLDAITQVSAVAAREALAPLRLHPDYRAAVVALARSAPSE; encoded by the coding sequence ATGTCGGATAATCCCGTCGAACCGCGCGACAGCCAGGCTGCCGGCGCTGACAAGCTGCTCGCGCGTGCGGCGGCCGCGGAGGTGCGCGCCTATCGCGGGCTGACGGTGGCGATCGACGATTTCTTCCTGCCCGAGGATGCGCGGCTCGACGAGCGGACGCGGTCCGGCCTTGCGGGGCTGTTGCGCGGCTTGGTCGAGACCGTGGAGGGCGAGGTGCGCGAGCATGCCGTGCGGCTGCTTCACGGGCGCGGCGAATCGGCCTTGGTGGTTGCGCTCAACGACCCGAGCTCGATCTTAGCCCGGCTCTGGCAATCGGGACTGCTGCGCGATCCCGAGCTGATGGCCGAACTGGTCGCGCGGGTGCGGCAGGAGCTGCTGGGAGGGGCGCTGCCGATGCACGCGCCCGACGATCCCGAGCGGCCGAGCCTGATCAATCGCTTCGTCCAGCATCCCGATCGCGTCGTCGCGGCGGGGGCGATGGCGGTGCTGATCGCCGAGAGCCGCAGGCGCGGGAGTCCCGATGCGGGACAGTTCACCCGGACCGATCTTCCCGCCGAACTGCATCACCGGCTGGTGTGGTGGGTTGCGGCGGCACTGCGCGAGCGGGTGGGCGAGGGCGGCGACGCGCTCGACCGGGCGCTGAGCGAATCGGCGCAGCGCAGCCTGGCGGCGTATGACGAAGGCGACCGGCTGGAGGCGACGGCGATGCGCTTTGCCGCAGCGATCGACGCGCAGCCGCAGGAATTGCCCGGACTGCTGGTCGAATCGCTGGCCGACCGGCGGATCGTGCTGTTCATCGCCCTGCTCGGTCATGCGCTGGGCGTGAGCTATGCGCTGGCGCGCGAGATCGTCCTCGATCCCGCCGCCGACCGGCTGTGGCTCGCCTTGCGCGCGCTCGATCTCGGCCGCGAGTCCGTAGCCCAGATCGGCTATGCGATGTGCGAAGCCGATCCACGGCGCGATCTGGAGGCGTTTGCCGACACGCTCGACGCAATCACGCAGGTCAGCGCGGTGGCGGCGCGCGAGGCGCTGGCGCCGCTCCGGCTCCATCCCGATTATCGCGCGGCGGTCGTCGCGCTCGCGCGTTCCGCTCCTTCGGAATGA
- a CDS encoding DUF1343 domain-containing protein: MKFGIDRLLADPALLGQLKEQRVALLAHPASVTADLTHSVDALIGAGLKVSAMFGPQHGVRGDLQDNMMESPDYTDPTYGMPVFSLYGEVRRPTGQSMGTFDTILIDLQDVGCRIYTFVTTLLYVLEAAAEHKKAVWVLDRPNPAGRPIEGLTLLPGWESFVGAGPMPMRHGMTLGEMGAWFIDHFKLDVDYRVVEMEGWAPESGPGYGWPQERIWINPSPNAANVNMARAYAGTVMLEGTNLSEGRGTTRPLELFGAPDIDAKAVIAEMRRLAPEWLKGCTLRDFWFQPTFHKHVGQLCSGVFIHAEGAAYDDAAFQPWRLQALGFKAIRALYGDYDLWRDFPYEYEFDKLAIDVINGGPGLRAWVDDAGATPGDLDAATRPDEAAWIETRAKYLRY, from the coding sequence ATGAAATTCGGTATCGATCGTCTGCTCGCCGACCCCGCGCTTCTCGGTCAACTCAAGGAGCAGCGGGTGGCCCTGCTCGCGCATCCCGCATCGGTGACGGCGGACCTCACCCATTCGGTCGATGCGCTGATTGGCGCGGGACTCAAGGTCTCGGCGATGTTCGGGCCGCAGCATGGCGTGCGCGGCGACCTCCAGGACAATATGATGGAGTCGCCGGACTATACCGATCCTACCTATGGGATGCCGGTGTTCAGCCTGTATGGCGAGGTTCGGCGGCCGACCGGGCAATCGATGGGGACGTTCGACACGATCCTGATCGATCTGCAGGATGTGGGTTGCCGCATCTACACCTTCGTGACGACCCTGCTCTATGTGCTGGAGGCGGCGGCCGAGCATAAAAAGGCGGTGTGGGTACTCGACCGGCCCAATCCGGCGGGGCGCCCGATCGAAGGGCTGACGCTGCTGCCCGGCTGGGAGAGCTTTGTCGGCGCCGGGCCGATGCCGATGCGGCATGGCATGACGCTGGGCGAGATGGGCGCGTGGTTCATCGACCATTTCAAGCTCGACGTCGATTATCGCGTTGTCGAGATGGAGGGCTGGGCGCCGGAGAGCGGCCCCGGCTATGGCTGGCCGCAGGAGCGCATCTGGATCAATCCCAGCCCCAATGCCGCCAACGTCAACATGGCGCGGGCCTATGCCGGCACGGTGATGCTGGAGGGGACGAATCTGTCGGAAGGGCGCGGAACGACGCGGCCGCTGGAGCTGTTCGGGGCGCCCGATATCGATGCCAAGGCGGTGATCGCCGAGATGCGGCGCTTGGCGCCTGAGTGGCTCAAGGGCTGCACGCTGCGCGATTTCTGGTTCCAGCCGACCTTCCACAAGCATGTCGGCCAGCTGTGCTCGGGGGTGTTCATCCATGCCGAGGGCGCGGCCTATGACGATGCCGCGTTCCAGCCGTGGCGGCTGCAGGCGCTGGGCTTCAAGGCGATCCGCGCGCTCTATGGCGATTACGACCTGTGGCGCGATTTCCCGTATGAATATGAATTCGACAAGCTGGCGATCGACGTGATCAACGGCGGGCCGGGGCTGCGCGCGTGGGTCGACGATGCCGGCGCCACGCCCGGCGACCTCGACGCCGCCACCCGGCCCGACGAGGCGGCGTGGATCGAAACGCGCGCGAAGTATCTGAGGTACTGA
- a CDS encoding DUF4126 family protein yields MIRSLLMGLVAGARSMTPLAVVANAARYGSLPPGGDAPKFLANPLVSLGATALAAYELVGDKRRSAPDRIIWPAILARAATAAFAGAALVPRRQRYAAAALAGATAVIASYATFTARMQAMEKHSQLSTGLVEDALTVSAAITAALAPMPASLTHFTEPRL; encoded by the coding sequence ATGATCCGCTCGCTCCTGATGGGCCTGGTCGCCGGTGCCCGCTCGATGACCCCGCTCGCGGTTGTCGCCAATGCGGCCCGCTACGGCAGCCTTCCGCCCGGCGGTGACGCTCCCAAATTCCTCGCCAATCCATTGGTCTCGCTCGGCGCCACCGCGCTCGCCGCCTATGAGCTCGTCGGCGACAAGCGCCGCAGCGCCCCCGATCGGATCATCTGGCCGGCCATCCTCGCCCGCGCCGCCACCGCCGCCTTTGCGGGCGCCGCGCTCGTCCCCCGCCGCCAGCGCTACGCGGCCGCGGCGCTCGCGGGCGCCACCGCGGTGATCGCCTCCTACGCCACCTTCACCGCGCGGATGCAGGCGATGGAGAAGCACAGCCAGCTATCGACCGGCCTGGTCGAGGACGCCCTGACCGTGTCCGCCGCAATAACCGCCGCGCTGGCGCCAATGCCCGCCAGCCTGACGCACTTCACCGAACCGAGGCTATAG
- a CDS encoding DOMON-like domain-containing protein, with protein MKLIAHPASPASAVSAVEAEIIADDGDRMLLRYRVRGPLKLPELESPGRADDLWKTTCLELFLQPAGSDSYVEFNFSPSCRWAAYDFDNYRRGRRDKLLSIEPHIERVDPADDNSDETFDYVFDVDVELSDFPKVPLRMGITAVIEEPNGTISYWALAHPEGKADFHDPACFALTL; from the coding sequence ATGAAGCTGATCGCGCATCCCGCTTCGCCGGCGTCGGCGGTTAGCGCGGTCGAGGCGGAGATCATCGCGGACGACGGGGACAGGATGCTGTTGCGATATCGCGTTCGTGGACCGTTGAAGTTGCCGGAGCTGGAGTCGCCCGGACGGGCGGATGATTTGTGGAAGACGACGTGCCTCGAGCTCTTCCTCCAACCCGCAGGTTCCGACAGCTACGTGGAATTCAACTTTTCCCCGTCATGCCGATGGGCTGCCTATGACTTCGATAATTATCGGCGAGGCCGGCGAGACAAATTGCTGAGCATCGAGCCGCATATCGAGCGGGTCGATCCTGCGGACGATAACTCAGACGAAACCTTCGACTATGTTTTCGATGTCGATGTCGAACTATCGGATTTCCCAAAAGTGCCGCTGCGGATGGGCATTACCGCGGTGATCGAGGAGCCGAACGGCACGATCTCTTACTGGGCACTGGCGCATCCGGAGGGGAAGGCGGACTTCCACGATCCGGCCTGTTTCGCGCTGACGCTTTAG
- a CDS encoding nuclear transport factor 2 family protein gives MEMHIVRAAGLDRREGVAMHRSIWIAAASLVFAAPAAHAQALNAPVVAHPDPEALFTSPDPKLHANKQVALKIVKELLEAGHWERAPLYLTKDYIQHNPMAASGLDAVVHFFVDVRKVQPKPIPARMQTRVVAVQAEGDYVTVSFVREVKDPRDETRTYTTTWFDMWRFKDGKADEHWDPTFLPVK, from the coding sequence ATGGAGATGCATATCGTGCGGGCTGCCGGGCTCGATCGGCGCGAAGGAGTTGCGATGCACCGCTCGATCTGGATTGCCGCCGCCAGCCTGGTCTTCGCTGCCCCAGCGGCGCATGCCCAGGCGCTCAATGCCCCGGTCGTCGCGCATCCGGACCCGGAAGCGCTGTTCACCAGCCCCGATCCCAAATTGCATGCCAACAAGCAGGTTGCGCTCAAGATCGTCAAGGAACTGCTGGAGGCGGGCCATTGGGAGCGCGCGCCGCTGTATCTCACCAAGGACTATATCCAGCATAACCCGATGGCAGCGTCGGGGCTGGACGCGGTCGTGCATTTCTTCGTCGATGTCCGGAAGGTGCAGCCCAAGCCGATCCCGGCGCGCATGCAGACCCGCGTGGTCGCGGTGCAGGCGGAGGGGGATTATGTCACGGTCAGCTTTGTTCGCGAGGTCAAGGATCCGCGCGACGAGACCAGGACCTATACGACCACCTGGTTCGATATGTGGCGGTTCAAGGACGGCAAGGCCGACGAGCATTGGGACCCGACGTTCCTGCCGGTGAAATAG
- the tyrS gene encoding tyrosine--tRNA ligase, translating to MTEYKSDLLRTLTERGYVHQVTDAAALDALASKQVVPAYIGFDPTAPSLHVGSLVQIMLLRRLQQTGHKPIVLMGGGTGKVGDPSFKDEARKLMTEETIKANIASIKTVFEPFLTFGDGPTDAVMLDNAEWLDALEYLPFLRDYGQHFSVNRMLAFDSVKLRLDREQSLSFLEFNYMILQAYDFLELSRRYDCRLQLGGSDQWGNIVNGIELSRRCDGTEVFGVTTPLITTADGGKMGKTMSGAVWLNESQLSHYDYWQFWRNTDDRDVGKFLRLFTDLPLDEVERLERLEGAEINEAKKVLANEATAMCRGKAGAEHAAETARKLFEEGSAGGALPTLAVPVEGIGVIQALTEIGFAASNKEVKRKIEEGAIRVNDQKISAADFIVKPGDKISFGAKKHGVLTA from the coding sequence ATGACCGAATACAAATCCGATCTGCTCCGCACCCTCACCGAACGTGGCTATGTCCATCAGGTGACCGACGCCGCCGCGCTCGATGCGCTCGCTTCGAAGCAGGTGGTGCCCGCTTATATCGGCTTCGATCCCACCGCACCGTCGCTCCATGTCGGCAGCCTCGTCCAGATCATGCTGCTCCGCCGGCTCCAGCAGACCGGCCACAAGCCGATCGTGCTGATGGGCGGCGGCACCGGCAAGGTCGGCGATCCGTCGTTCAAGGATGAAGCCCGCAAGCTGATGACCGAGGAGACGATCAAGGCCAATATCGCCTCGATCAAGACCGTGTTCGAACCCTTCCTGACCTTCGGCGATGGCCCCACCGACGCGGTGATGCTCGATAATGCCGAATGGCTCGATGCGCTCGAATATCTGCCGTTCCTGCGCGATTACGGCCAGCATTTCTCGGTCAACCGCATGCTGGCGTTCGACAGCGTCAAGCTTCGGCTCGATCGCGAGCAATCGCTGTCGTTCCTCGAATTCAACTACATGATCCTCCAGGCATACGACTTCCTGGAGCTGTCGCGCCGCTACGATTGCCGGCTCCAGCTCGGCGGCTCGGATCAATGGGGCAATATCGTCAACGGCATCGAGCTGTCGCGCCGCTGCGACGGCACCGAGGTGTTCGGCGTCACCACCCCGCTGATCACCACGGCCGATGGCGGCAAGATGGGCAAGACTATGTCGGGCGCGGTGTGGCTCAACGAGAGCCAGCTGTCGCATTACGATTACTGGCAGTTCTGGCGGAACACCGATGATCGCGACGTCGGCAAGTTCCTGCGCCTGTTCACCGATCTCCCGCTCGACGAGGTCGAGCGGCTCGAACGCCTCGAAGGTGCCGAGATCAACGAGGCCAAGAAAGTCCTCGCCAACGAAGCCACCGCGATGTGCCGCGGCAAGGCCGGCGCCGAGCATGCCGCGGAGACCGCGCGCAAGCTGTTCGAGGAAGGCTCGGCGGGCGGCGCGCTGCCAACGCTGGCCGTGCCGGTGGAGGGGATCGGCGTCATCCAGGCCCTTACCGAAATCGGCTTCGCCGCGTCGAACAAGGAAGTGAAGCGCAAGATCGAGGAAGGCGCGATCCGCGTGAACGATCAGAAGATCAGCGCCGCCGACTTTATCGTGAAACCGGGCGACAAGATCAGCTTCGGCGCCAAGAAGCACGGAGTGCTTACCGCATGA